From the genome of Leishmania panamensis strain MHOM/PA/94/PSC-1 chromosome 4 sequence:
caagagcgagcgagtgagagGAAAGGGTGGGGTGCGGTGAGGCCAGTGACTGAGGAGGAAGGTGAGGGCACGCAGGCGGAGACACACCCGATCCACGGCAAGGGGAGCACGAAAAGGGCGATATAAAATGCAGTGAGGGACGATACGGCTTCCTTCAGTGGAATGTAGGCTGAGAGGCGAGCGTATGAGTGAGTGCGTGaaccagagagagagagagaggggctgGGGCGGCGCTACGCACAGCAAccagtgcccccccctcccccccaacATGGCaacaaccgcagcagctgcagggggGCTGCTTCGATGTGCGTGAAGGCACCGTCGTGGATTGATAACCGCTTCGTGCATCCGCACGACAGGCGGATATATAagacccccaccccaccccagcAGGAAAGAACAGCAGCGAGTGAAAGATGAATGgcaaaaggagaaagggagggtgAGAGCACAGGGCTGGAGAACGAGCTATGACGGTGCAAAGCCTGACTCgacaaagcagcagccgtcgtAGAGGTAGTATCAGCAGCGATTCCACTACCGCCCAAACGATGAGAGCGGGCAGCTGAGCCATGAAGGAATAATGGCCCACCCAGTTTCACGAGATGCGtcgcctctccaccctcGCGTGATGCACGTCGCTTCTCAAGTGCGCTAGAACTCTCCCTCATCGTTGTCAGTGCACGACAGGTGTatctgccgccgcgcagaGTGTGCAGCTTTCTTCGTTTTAAGTTCGCctagagaggaggaaagagggatcTCGGCGAATGAGTAGGAGGAGATGAACAGACATGTTGAGGGAGActagggggaggggaggggggggcagatCTACTAAGCCAAGGGTTTTGACTACTTACATCAAGCACACTCGCATACGCTAAGGAaaacacccacccacctacacacacagacagacacaacgcacgtctgtctgtctctaCTGGACTCGAGCATACAACGGGACGGTTCCCTCGCCGTCAGACTCATGCATGCGCGATGTTCGTCTAGAGGGCGTCGTCACGCGCAcactttccttctcccctacGCGCCGAATTACGGTCGCAGCATCGAGTAGGCAACATCCATGACATCGGCCTCAATGCGCGGGTACGTCGCGTGGTGGGCGAGCACGCGCTTGCACACATCGATTGCCTTCACCGGCTCGCCGCCGCGTAGGTAGTTGAAGCCAAGTTTGTACCCGACAGCCGGGTCGGACTCCTGGACCAGCTCCCACGCTTTCTGGTAACACCGAGAGGCTTCCTTGTGCTTCTTCTGCCGCTCGTAGATCATGCCGAGGGCATTCCAGCCAGCACCGCAGCTTTGGTTTGCAGTCAgcacctgccgcagcacaaATCGAGCATCCTCCAGCTGACTTACCTGCGTGTCCATGTATGCTTGTAACAGCATTGCACGCTCGACTGTGTCGTCCTCAGAGCAGTTGATGATCGCGATCGGAGGAGAGATAATGACCGGGGCggacggcgcagcggtgtcaTTCGACGAGGCGTCGCCCTTGTTCTGGTCCGCCGGCATCACCGCCTGCACCCGTGTCACGACATTTTTGCTCTCCAGCAACCTTGCCAGCACGTTGCGCGCGGCCGTCTCCTGCCCAGAAACGAAGAGGGTGATGGCCAGCCCGAGAAACGCCGCTGGGTGCACCACCGTGCACTGCAGTGCAAAGGCGagtgtggcggtgctgttgccgctgccgctgacgcgctgcgccgctgcctcgtgCATGCTGGCAAGCAGTTGGaggtcctcgtcgtcgtcctctgAGTCGCTGTTTCCGACATGCCGCGACGGcttcgctgctcctgcgACGGCACTCTTGTTGTGGTTACCACTGCTGTGCCTTTCCTCGCCTGCTGTCGCTCCGCTCCGCGCTTTGGTGCCGGACACGCCGCCCGTCTCGGCAGCCACGATGCACTCGAGGAATAAGTGCAGAGCCGTGTCGAGCTCCTCGGGGCGTCGCGTCGCCATTGCGCAGTATGCCTGAAGAATGCGTCTCTCCTCGCTATAcacgggcagcagcaacaataACTGTTCTGCGTAGCGAATGCTATCGTGCAGGTCCGTACCACCGGTCACGGCGCCCATCGGCAAAGCCGCTGAGGAGGATTTGTTCGAGGGCAGCGACTtgcggtgctgttgctgctgagtgggcgaggaggctgccgctgcggctgggcTAGCGCTTCGCACCCACAGATCCTGGGTAGTTGGCACCAGGTAAATCCGAATCATGCGCACCAGAGCGCGCGTACACCACGGGTTGTCGGCTGGCAGACGTGCCAAGTTGAAGTgtcgcagcgcctcggcgtTGCTGTTGCAGAAGTGCTCGTAGAGGCCGCGTGCGTAGCTCAGGCCTGGGTCGACTCGCTGGCCCGCCGGtacagctgccgccgctctgtCCAGCGCGTCCTTGGCCTCCGTGAGCTGTCCAGCATGATAGAGCAGGACGAGGTAGTAGACCAGAGCTTCGTAGTGCTGGGGGGTCTTCTTCAGGAGGCCCTCAAACATCTCCCGTGCGTCCTCGGGGCGACCCTGCTGCGAGTACAGATTTGCCAGCAGTATCACTGCCTCTGCATTGCTCGTACTGCCGCCGGCCatgtgcagcaccgtcttGCAGTGTCGCTCACACCCGTCCGTGTCTTTGGTTCGGTAGCAGAGCTGCGCCGACTCGAGATGGGCGCGCTCGTTAGACTCATCGTATGTGATGGCCTCTCGCAGGTACTCTCGCGCGTTCGTCAGGCGGACCGCAACAGCGGACTGGatcgccagcgccgcagcagcctctATCTTCTTGTCTGTCATGATGATCGAGGcgggaggcggcgctggggtGCTGTACATGCACCGCACGCCAAGCTCCGTGCAGATGCCCGACATGACGACGCGCTGCTCGGCGCTCACGTTGGCTGTTTcggcacgcagctgctgctcgaggaggcgctgttGCAGCGATCGGGCCCTTAAAAGGGCCGTGAGagccgcgtcgccgtcgccaccggtGTCGGCGGTGCCTTGCGCGCTAAGCGGGACCGTCCACGGctgatcgcgcagcaccttgtACAGGAGGAGGTAAAGGTTGATCCGCTCAATCGCCGTCCCTGCCGTTTCTTCAGACCCTGCCACTACTGAGGGTGCCAACCCTGCCTCAGTGCCGCTTGTGGAGGACAGATCGTACACGGGCGACAGCATAATAGTCTCGCGCGCCGCGTCGATGCGGCCCAGCCTCCACTGCAACATGGCAAGGTCGGTCCGCACAGTGGAGAGGTGCGGGTCGGACATGAGCGCGTCCTGATAGTATTGGATTGCCTTGGCGTAGTCGTGCGCCGCGACGAGAGCGCGGCCGACGCGCACAGACAGCTCGTTGCTCGACGGCGAGAGCGCCTTGGCTTTCTCGTAGGCCGCGATCGCCTGCTCTGGCTCCTGAACTGTGGCGTAGGCTTCGCCCAGCGCCACGTAGCTcggcgctgacggcgccGCTTCGGCCATCTCTTGGAAGCACCGGATGTACATCGCCACGTTGTGCTTCTGAGTGAGGAAGAGCTTGCCAAGCTGCGAGTGAGCAGCGATGTAGAACTCGCTCTTGCTCGgcacctgccgcagcagctcaatGCTCTTGTCCACGTCTGTACGCGCGGCCAGCATCGCCTGGGCAATGGCGACGCGGCCCACCTGGGTGGAGTCCCGGAACTTGAAAGCCGCCTCCATCAGTGTTGTGCGGGCCGCGTCCACgtcgcgcacacgcagctgcgcctgcgcgagcTGGAGGTATAGAGTCACAAGCTCCGGCACGCTGAGCGACTGCATCGGCTTGCCCGAGGAGGACGTGGTGACCGCGCTCTTCACCGTGTCGTAGGCGCGCTGCAACGACGCGAGAGCCTCAGCAGACTTGCCCGTAGTGCCTTGCACTGTGCCGAGTAGCAGATTATAGAGGGGCTGCTCTTGAAGGGAGAAGTCAAGGGTCAGGGCCTGTTCCAGAGCCCGGCTGGCGAGCTTCACATCCCCCATGTACTGGCATATCTGACTGGACAGCAGGAAGGCttccggcagcggctgctcctGAACAAGCAGCGTGCTCTTGAGCAGGTTCTGTGCCTTGCGCACTTCGCCCGTGACGAACCACACCTTGGCCAGCATTAGTTGCGCCTCCATGCAGGCCGGCAGGTGCTGCACAAGGAACTCGAGATGCCGCCCGCACTTTTCGCCGATCACGTCCGTGTGCTTGAACATCGGGTCGGGTGGCTCGTTGCGGCAGTGCATGAGGTATGCATGGGCGACGGCTAGCGCAACGGGGCTGTTGAGGTGCACGTACACTTCCATTCCAGACCCCGCGTGCGCCTTGACGTCGTGCTTGATCGCCTCGGCGGCCTGATCGAGATATCGTAgcaccgccgtctcctcctccatgccgcgccggcgccaccgcagctctGCGTTCAGCATAGAGAGCTCTGCATTGCGCTGCGCGACTGGCTGCAGTTGGTTGCAaaactgcagctgcgtcgccgcctcctccaagTCGCCTTCGCGCAAAAGGCACGCCACGGTCCCTAGCAGTGGAGCCACGGTGTCCGTCAGCATGGCGGCCTTGCGGAACGTCGCCATTGCGGTCTTGTAGTCGTGCCTGTATAGCTGTTGGTACCCCAGCCCGCAGAGCacatcgccgctgcggctctgAAGCGCACACGCCAGCTCTGAAAATTGCGTGGTGATGTTCAACAGGTCCCACCGACCACCCGCCAGGCGGGAGAAGACGAGCGCCAactggtgcagcagcgtcgcatTGCGCGGCTCCTTGGCCCGAACGGCGtcgagcaggcggcgcagccgcaccatcGCGGCATCATAACGGGTGTCCTTCGCAAGCGCATAGAGCGCCTCGAGTGTGAGGGCCTCGACGTTGTCCTTGTCGCGGGTGAGGATGCGGCGGGTCACCTCTATCGCCTGTTCCCAGTCCTCGGCGTGCATCAGTAGACGCGCCTTGCTCACCAGTGGTGGGATGCTACAGCTTGGGTAAAGCACGATAAGGCGGTCCAACAGGCTCTGTGCCTTCGAGAATTGTGTCTTGCGCTCGAGGAAGGCCACGTAGCCGAGCGCAGCGTTCATGTCAGTCCACTTAGTTGtgccgctaccaccgccaccgggTTTGGTGTCAGCCTGATAAAACGAGTaatgcgcctcctccatctccagcACGCTGGAGAACAGCGTTCcggccttctccagcagcgcaccgcgaCCCGAGAGCAGATCCACCCAGCCACGGATGGTGGCATAGTTTGTGTACTCGTCCCGGTGTGCCATTGTAATCTCATTATCGGTTAACTTGAGCAGGATGTCTCTGGCTGCATTGGTGTCACCGGCTGCCCAgcacagcgcagctgccTGCACCCAGCCACCCAGGTTGTTGGCCACTTCGAAGGTGTCAAGCTTTGACTCCGTCTGCGCCACACCTTCCTGGTCCCGGCTCTGTTTATAAATGAGGTGCATGCCCATGAGTGCTGGtacagcggtggcgcggcgtGACTCGACAGCCTTGTACTCGTGGATGGCGTCGTTTGCCATGCCTTGCCGTTCCAGTGTCAGCGCGTGCCACACGCGAAACATGTGGTCATCTGTGGACTGGATGGTGGACAggcacacctcctccgcatGGCGCCAGTAATTTTCTCGCACATAGAAGAGAAGCAGTGCGTAGTTCGTGCGCAGAATCGTGGCGGTCATCACTGCGGGTATCGGAAGGATAAGggtcgggggaggggcagcagcggctgaagTGATGacgcacggcagcagtgcttcTTCGCAATTTACTCCTCCGCttattttcttctcttctccggCTGAGGTGAGCGATGAACGCTGCGGTGAGGGTCGTCGTCGGGCAGAAATGTGCAGCTCAGTTATGACCAAGGGTTAGACGTCCGTAGGCTGAGGGTGAGGGGCGCGCGGTGGGTGGTGATGACAAGGGCAGTGGATGCATGCACAAGGGAAGGGTGAAGTAGAGTGAAGAGGAGTTACAGCTCAGTACACTCCCTCGCATTTGCGATACGCCAGGCGCCAATCGATACGCCtctcgctgcgtgtgtgagaTTGTCTGTGTAGGGCAGGACCAACGCCCTTCGCCTCAGTACTTGACGACCACCTCACGCATCGCCACTACCAACAGTTCATAGCCGCGCAGACTTAAGTCCGAAAACCTTTGCTCTTTCCATGACGCGATTCCTCAAGAATactgcgctgctctgcaaCACCCGGCAGCGAGGGGCCCTTTATCTCCCAGCGAGCATCTTCCACACCACCTCACATGAGCCTGTAGAGCTGAAGGCCCTCTCCTCAGAAGCACCACGCTCCTGCTAAACAATGCAGCTGACAGAAAACCGCTCAAGTTGGCCAGCAGCGCTCttagcaaaaaaaaaaacaagaaaaacaaccatcaccacacacgtgcccacgcagcaccacagcactgACCGCACGTTCGAANNNNNNNNNNNNNNNNNNNNNNNNNNNNNNNNNNNNNNNNNNNNNNNNNNNNNNNNNNNNNNNNNNNNNNNNNNNNNNNNNNNNNNNNNNNNNNNNNNNNNNNNNNNNNNNNNNNNNNNNNNNNNNNNNNNNNNNNNNNNNNNNNNNNNNNNNNNNNNNNNNNNNNNNNNNNNNNNNNNNNNNNNNNNNNNNNNNNNNNNNNNNNNNNNNNNNNNNNNNNNNNNNNNNNNNNNNNNNNNNNNNNNNNNNNNNNNNNNNNNNNNNNNNNNNNNNNNNNNNNNNNNNNNNNNNNNNNNNNNNNNNNNNNNNNNNNNNNNNNNNNNNNNNNNNNNNNNNNNNNNNNNNNNNNNNNNNNNNNNNNNNNNNNNNNNNNNNNNNNNNNNNNNNNNNNNNNNNNNNNNNNNNNNNNNNNNNNNNNNNNNNNNNNNNNNNNNNNNNNNNNNNNNNNNNNNNNNNNNNNNNNNNNNNNNNNNNNNNNNNNNNNNNNNNNNNNNNNNNNNNNNNNNNNNNNNNNNNNNNNNNNNNNNNNNNNNNNNNNNNNNNNNNNNNNNNNNNNNNNNNNNNNNNNNNNNNNNNNNNNNNNNNNNNNNNNNNNNNNNNNNNNNNNNNNNNNNNNNNNNNNNNNNNNNNNNNNNNNNNNNNNNNNNNNNNNNNNNNNNNNNNNNNNNNNNNNNNNNNNNNNNNNNNNNNNNNNNNNNNNNNNNNNNNNNNNNNNNNNNNNNNNNNNNNNNNNNNNNNNNNNNNNNNNNNNNNNNNNNNNNNNNNNNNNNNNNNNNNNNNNNNNNNNNNNNNNNNNNNNNNNNNNNNNNNNNNNNNNNNNNNNNNNNNNNNNNNNNNNNNNNNNNNNNNNNNNNATCGCGCCCCATCACTCGCACTCAGTATTGTGTTATGGGATGTTGAAAGATAAGAAGGGGGGTTAATGGTGGAGATTAGGGGGAGGCGTGTGagtgagaagaagggagatgAGTAGCGCAGGATGATGTGGAAGGGGCGGCGGAGACTCCAGGGAAGCGTAGAACAGAGGTAGTGGCGCAtgggaggtgtgtgcgtgggagCTCGAAGTTCACATCGGTGAAGAGACTGAGAAGAAATGGGCCGATTATTAGCTGCTCTTTCAGCTATCATGAAACTTTCCCCCGGTGCGTAGCTGTGTGCACGGCTTCTGATGGACAGTAGTGCTTCCGGGAGAGGTCCTCCTGAGCATATCCCCTTAGGTGATCTGCCGTTacgcctcgcctcctccagtgccTGTCAtctgttcctctctctgtgaccGCTCTACACGGCAAGGCTGCATGGAGTAGCGCTGGTGAAATCCACGCAGGTGCCGGCTGAGAGAGTCGTGGTGGTCGCAGGGGGGTACCGTGAGGAGGAAAATGAGATCGAGAGGGGGTGCGAGCACGCCCAGCAGGGGGAGCGGGTCATGAGAAGGCCACCGCCATTAGTGGGCACATGCATGCATACATatataaataaataaataaatataTATGTGTGTCGCGTCTGCGGGAGTACAACGGCAAATGAGTATagggagggaagggtggtggtggtggcgtccGTGATGCCTCAGCCGTGCTATGGTGAATCGGGGCCTCATTGAGCCACTCGTGGGCGCCTTCGCTGAGGAACAAAACACAAAAGgccaaagagaagaaaggcaaaggcgcgtccacacacacacacacatcgagCGCCTGAAGTTCGCCTGAAGGCAATCGCATCTCAGCAGAGCTCGCCTCTACGGAGATGGGGaagcgaggggggaggaggaggaggaggggcgagagGCTCCGCCCGTGCCTGGCCGTCAGCCACCACTGCGCCCCTGCCACTGGAgcggtggtgcgtgcgttgGAAGAGGAGGTAAGGCAAGAAGGTGACAGATACGTCCCTGTTTAAGTGGCTTCTCCAAAGCcagtcgccgccgccgctgcagctgcggtaACCGCAATAGAGGGCACGAAGGAGTggccgccgttgccggcgCTCATCGGCACCGCGGACGCGGCGGGCTgtgacggctgctgcttgggTCCCGGAGCTAAAGGGCTGGATGTGGGTGTTGTGGTTGTCAGGCCGCTCTCTGCGgttgcagcagccacagggTTCGTCGTCGGTTTggccgcaccgctgccattCTTTTTGAGATACTTGTCCGGGGCAAGGGGGCTGTACCCGAGCTGTagtgcctctgcctccatgAGCTCGCGATCAGACGTCACGAGCGTTGCGCGCGGCGTCACAATCACCCACGAGGCCACGAAGGGCGGGGTCAGCCGCACAATGGGGTGGTAGAGCTCGACGTATTGCTGATCTCCCACTCGAGCCTTGTCGCTGGCAAAGCGCTTGTACTCTTCGAAGATGGACACCAACGACCAGCCTtgcaggtggcgcaggcaTGCCACCACAGTGCCAGTGCGGTGCTTGCCCTTATTGCAGTGGATGAGCAGGGGGAGATTGCGGGTATCGCATATGGCGCTGAGGATGCGGTGCATTAGCGGCTCGGAGATGTCGCAGAAGGGCTCTTTGTTCCCCTCTGTTGGGAAGCGCAGGACATGCACGCCGTTCTCCTCACAGAACTTGAGATTGCTCTCAGCGTAGTCCTCTGGGCAGAGGTACAGGATGCTTCGCAGCCGTAGCGCGCTGAGGAAGGAAAAGTTCTTCTTGGTTGGGTAGCCGCTCCGGTATACGCCGGGGCACACCATAGAGAAGTTGATCGTCGGCACGAGGGGCTCTcgtgagggaggggtggtgggcaTCCGATGGAGGTCGCTGTTCTGAGCAAGGCCGCGgtgtcctcttctctcttctgatTTTGGTGTGGCGCCGGCGAGTGCGTCTGCTTGTTTGTGTGAGTGAATACAAAGTGGTGGTGTagtgtgtttgcgtgtggTTGACGAGCAAAGGGAAGTGTGCCACTGCCACGCTTTCACACACCCGCCGTGGGTTGTCAGTGagggggcgaggaagagggacggagagaaggggaaggagaaggagagaagggggggggaggagagagaagatgtgCACACAGCCTGAGAAAATGGAATGCGGCGAGAGGCGGAAGGTGGACTCTCTGCCCGCTACACGCCTTCTCTTCGGTTAGGTTGCTCAACAATCAGCATCCGcgaggcgctggtgtgccACGCGTGAAGTGGATAGGGCTGGTGTGAGCCACCGCCAAAAATATACACAGGTGCACCTAGTCACGCATGTCCACGAAAGTATCGTATCACCACACAACGACCCCCGCCCCTCACCCACATCACCCACGACCCTGCACTGTCGTTTCTTCTCACTCCCCTTCTACTTGCCCCCTTAGAAGAAGTTGTCGAGGGCGTGTAGTCGAGAAGCCgccatcagctgctgcttgtcgTCCTTccccgctgttgctgcgttCACTGTCGAGGAGGTCGGCATATCGGCGAAGAGATCGTCCATCACACTGCGAGGAGCCGGCGCCACGGCAACAGCAGGTATCGGCGTGAGTGCAAAGGCCCTGCATGGCGATGCTGCTTTCACTTCATCTGGCATCGTCGGCGGCGCAAGTGGTGCGCCGGTGCTCCaagtgccaccgccgccgctatcAGCGGTCTGTGTCATCATCCTCTGAGTCGCAGCGccctgcagtggcgctggCAGCCCATTCTCCAGCACCAATGGTAGCTGGACACACCACAAGTTCTCCACCTCGCGGTGGTGCGACGTCGAGCTACGGAGACTAGCACTGTCGCTGGCAGAGGGTGCCGGTAACGGAGCGGCTGCATGGGACAACGGCGACGAGGCCGCcacagaggcacgcacaggcgctacttggtgctgctgtgcatctCCACCCGAATGTCCACCTGACGCGGCAGGGTCCGCAGAGGGGTAGTCCTGCGGGGCGCCGCTGGTGAAGGCACACCATACCGACGACGTCGACGTCTCCATCGACAAGGCTGTCGTGGTTGTCGGCGGTGGGGCGGTGGACTGCGGTGGCGCGGGGAACAGGCACAGCGAATCTGGAGGGATTGATGTCTCCGCCGGGTTCTCAGCTCCCGGGTGCAGCGGGAGTCGTGACCGTGTGGACGAGGCAGAAGGCGACGCAGAGGATACAGGCGGCTTCGCTGGGCGCGGGGGCGACTGGTGCAATGCGGCGCGCATCGTACGGACTTCGCCTTCACGCCACATGTTCATGGACGACGGACACAAGTACCCGACTCGCATGAAGGCCGCCGCGGACCTGGCGGCCAGAGCGTCCTCACCGTTGCTCGCCGATGAGCATTCTGCGCTGCCTGGCGCGGTAGGGCGCAGTAGCGGCTGGTACGCATCAAACTCGTGCACGATATCGAGCGGTAGGGCACGGCAAATGTCGAGAGACACGCCTGCCATCGCCTGCAGACCTCCATCACGAcatggtgcagcagcgctactgCCGGCCTTGTCCGGACCCCCGATTGAGTCACCGCCGGTACGAGTGATGAGGTCAACCCTTGCCGACTCGATCCCCGGCCCACTCCCATacgtgctgccactgccaccgccgagACCCGCCGCTCGCCCCACGTTGGCCCCGTTAGGCAATGTGAAGTCCATGTTGAGTgcgatgtgctgctgttgctgttgctgtcggGCCCACTTGATTCGCTCCGGCGGTGGCTTACAGGTGGTGAGGAATGCATGCGCATTGTGGTGACGGCGATGGTAACGGCGGCCGCCCCCACTACCAGGAGCACCAcctgcttcgctgctgctgctgctcttcatgGAGGTGTTCTCCGAGTATGGGGTGGTGGCGAAGGACTGCGGGGTTTTTGACAGCTgcgaaaagaggggaacGCTGAAGTTATGTAGGcaggcgatggcagcggggAGGTAAACAGACTGCGGTTCCCGCGCGCGTCCGCTGGTGCTGTAGCCATGCTTCACCACCTTCGCGACCTTGGAGAAGAATCCACGAAGActaccactaccaccaccaccaccaccacccctgctgctgccgctgctatGCACTCCAGGCCCGCTCCCGCCATGAGGCGCATGGGTTGCGTCGGCATCAGCAACTTCCACAGGGTCATTGTTGCTGTCGTTGTGGCCCCCGGCAAGAAATCGGATGGCGCCAGGCACACTCACCGATGATGAGGGACCGCGTCGGTTCGAGAACCACCGCGTCACCACAGAAGTGTACACGAGTCCGACCGCGTCCACGGAGGCCATGTCGGGGTATAACTCCGCGTAGTGTAGGCGCGCCCGGCTGCACAAGAGGGCGAAGAACGCCAGGGAGCGGACATTGGTGAGGAGAGGATGGCCTCCCTCGCCAACACGCGTGTGAGGAACCCCAGAGAAGACGCGACGCAGCCCCACCTGCTCTGCGGCCAAGACAGCGCACTCGAACTGCTTAAAAATGTGCGTCTGGGCAACGCGCTCAGCCAGGGTGTAGTTCTGGTTCATGCCGGGCACCAAGAACACTGACGACTCCATGGCTGTGGTGCGACGCTGTTCACATCCACCAGCGCCGTTGCCGAGTGTCGTCGTGGATAGCCCTCGGCGGTACGCCCCTGTGAAGCGCTCCACCACATAGCCGAAGACACCCGCCTGCACTTGCCAAAGTTCGCTGGGAGACAACACGGGGAATTGTGGGgtgtgggcagcagcgaaggacgtcgccgacggcgcagcgTCTCCGGCGAAGGAGTGCGAGTAGGACTTTGCAAGGGCCTCCGTGATGGAGCGCAACGGAGAAGTGTCGTtgccgtcgtcatcgccgGCGTGCGCCGCGGTGAGTCCACCACTGCTCCCTTCGGTGTCGCTGCAGTTGCTTCGATTTTCGAAGCTGTCGTTCAGCGTGCTGGCGACGGAGACATTGCAGCAGAGGTCAGTGGCCGTGATTGCCTGCCGCAGTCCCCGTGCGAGGCGTGCCGCCAGTGACTCGAGGGCCTCCAGTCGGGCGTGCATATGCTGTGCCACTGCCTCCAGGCTGTGCCGGAAGAGACGACGCTTGTCGACGCTcaccaggcggcgcagctggtcTCGCAGATCGTCGCTGAAGGCAGGTAGAAGgtccagcggtgctgcgctcaTAACGTTCGACTCCGCCACGGCGCGCAGGTTGCTGCGAACGGCGCTGTACAGAGCGCTGACGCTTTGGTTCTCGTCGGGCTTGTAGTTGTGCGACGCGATTTCACGGAGGTTCACGTGCGCGCGACTCGCCCATGCGttgacggcgccgcggcttGCTGGCGCCGGTGTTGCCGACCCGTCCGACGGGTCAGTTGATGGCAGAGAATTTGCCTGCGAGAACCGCATTACTGGATCCTCTGGGCATACACCGACGCAGCCGGTTCGAGCGTCGGCAATCCAGAGCCGCAACGCGCGTTTGTCACTGCGGTTGTAGTCGCTGGCGCTCATGCCTGCCTCGACTTtcggggaagaagagaggaggatgagaTAGGGTtggatggcggcggtgctgccgagcaGGAAGCCGCTGCTTTCCTTCCACTGCGAGGATGGCGCCGGGGAAAGCGACTTACCCGACGGCGCTCGTTGTCCCG
Proteins encoded in this window:
- a CDS encoding hypothetical protein (TriTrypDB/GeneDB-style sysID: LpmP.04.0530), coding for MLGGTGGGVGSSRSTDGGDGVPLITRLLLLRATVRFSLSPSTLSTSSDGETALMMPELRIVSHYVRGSSLRPVTSTPKEEAQFLEAHPSLHGLLLSLAAGRLAQRVKLRRLQTSVVRTSVKLTQRAALTSLAEAAPASRSGGSSRAVDYNQLQGVVAAATASFAEDVAWYSTVTPHSAQLNPWCLLPISAAGCYLTVPSPPFVHWCKLQAAHCCVEAGAASSVKPGVHGGPMRYNDIVHYASSAPSPSSNTHSYTGVTAVQSTGVGEDGGYVHGYAFILEGDVFSGSGVDEAAAAATAAAAAATESQRSEALSRDSGDEEASVLLWCVLSDAPVFNFMCALTHAAVGAMSCVAQRLYHERAMFTESSSASPLLSNGVYTALLDDAIQEEVVRPLAKELLTFGSASSRTLPGDTFTVQLALTRSSSGGAIASHRLAASISNQLTFRRPLDLLYAHADVPLSLLLLSFNEDALRVLQSLLLQEARVVVLGSTPQHASACVVSLLALLGPLTWVSPLIPYLPPHLAAVTGLLQTLLRPPFEQPGQRAPSGKSLSPAPSSQWKESSGFLLGSTAAIQPYLILLSSSPKVEAGMSASDYNRSDKRALRLWIADARTGCVGVCPEDPVMRFSQANSLPSTDPSDGSATPAPASRGAVNAWASRAHVNLREIASHNYKPDENQSVSALYSAVRSNLRAVAESNVMSAAPLDLLPAFSDDLRDQLRRLVSVDKRRLFRHSLEAVAQHMHARLEALESLAARLARGLRQAITATDLCCNVSVASTLNDSFENRSNCSDTEGSSGGLTAAHAGDDDGNDTSPLRSITEALAKSYSHSFAGDAAPSATSFAAAHTPQFPVLSPSELWQVQAGVFGYVVERFTGAYRRGLSTTTLGNGAGGCEQRRTTAMESSVFLVPGMNQNYTLAERVAQTHIFKQFECAVLAAEQVGLRRVFSGVPHTRVGEGGHPLLTNVRSLAFFALLCSRARLHYAELYPDMASVDAVGLVYTSVVTRWFSNRRGPSSSVSVPGAIRFLAGGHNDSNNDPVEVADADATHAPHGGSGPGVHSSGSSRGGGGGGGSGSLRGFFSKVAKVVKHGYSTSGRAREPQSVYLPAAIACLHNFSVPLFSQLSKTPQSFATTPYSENTSMKSSSSSEAGGAPGSGGGRRYHRRHHNAHAFLTTCKPPPERIKWARQQQQQQHIALNMDFTLPNGANVGRAAGLGGGSGSTYGSGPGIESARVDLITRTGGDSIGGPDKAGSSAAAPCRDGGLQAMAGVSLDICRALPLDIVHEFDAYQPLLRPTAPGSAECSSASNGEDALAARSAAAFMRVGYLCPSSMNMWREGEVRTMRAALHQSPPRPAKPPVSSASPSASSTRSRLPLHPGAENPAETSIPPDSLCLFPAPPQSTAPPPTTTTALSMETSTSSVWCAFTSGAPQDYPSADPAASGGHSGGDAQQHQVAPVRASVAASSPLSHAAAPLPAPSASDSASLRSSTSHHREVENLWCVQLPLVLENGLPAPLQGAATQRMMTQTADSGGGGTWSTGAPLAPPTMPDEVKAASPCRAFALTPIPAVAVAPAPRSVMDDLFADMPTSSTVNAATAGKDDKQQLMAASRLHALDNFF